The Musa acuminata AAA Group cultivar baxijiao chromosome BXJ2-5, Cavendish_Baxijiao_AAA, whole genome shotgun sequence genomic interval CCGGAGAAATCCTCAAAAACGATAGCCTCCAAAGTGAAATTCCAACAATATTAGTTCTTTTTAGTTAATCACCCTAACAACTTtgctataaaaattaaaaaaaaaaaaaaaaaaaattaagtcccACGGATGTTGAAATCATCTTTCCAGCTACCAGAAAATTTTCCGACTCGTTCCACTCGATTCCTACTTAGTTGTTCCGTTTCGGGGAGTGGGCCCTGGTTATCCACCATTCGCGAGACGCCACGTCGTTACTCTCAGGCCCTTACGTGCATGACCGGCAGCAGCCGAACCGCCATCCCGTGCCTCGTTTTGGCTCTCCGCGTCGTCGCGGATATGTCGCGTCTTCGTTGGCGGACGTGATACAGAAGGGAAGCATTACAAAAAGAAATAGAAATGCTACCAACTACTACCTACCCTTCGCTCTTCCTCTCTCCTCACCTCGAACGTTCAATTCTCGTGCTCTTCCAGCCAACCCAAACGCCCTAGCAGAGGcgagagaagagaaaggaaacgGGAAGGGGGTGGCCACCCCCCTTCCCGTCGCCACCCCTCGGCCTAGCCACCCGCCACCGACGCAGCCGCTGAATGGGCCGTCGCCGCCCCTCCGTGGTCTCCTTCATCGGCGACGCCGAGGAGGACGGCGCCGAGCTGGAATGGCCCTTCGGCCGGCTCAAGGACCTCAGCCGCGATGAGCTCCGTGCTACTGCCTACGAGATCTTCTTCGCCGCCAGCCGGTCCACCCCCGGCTTCGGCGGTCGCGCTACCCCCTCCCACCACGCATCCGACGCCTCCTCCAGCGCCGCGGCTACGGACGCCGCTGGGAGGCTCCTTTACTCCCCCGGCGGCCTCGGCGGCTTCGGTGGGGGGGCCAACATGGCGGTGACCAGCCGGATAAAGAGATCCCTGGGGCTGAGGACGAGGAGGGCAGCGTACATGCGCCCGATGACCCATTTAGGATCGCCGGCCATGTCGCCGGGCATCACGCTAGGTGGCGGTGGCTCCTCGTCGGGTAAGGTGAAGCAGCGGCCTATGACGTCGGCAGAAATCATGCGGCAGCAGATGGGCGTCTCGGAGCAGAGAGACAACCGCCTCAGGAAGACCCTCGTGCGCACCCTCGTCGGTCAGGTCGcttcttcttccccctcttcGAATCTTTCACAGGGTCCTTTGCATTCTGAGGGATGATGCAAAATAGCAGTGTTCATCATTCTTGCGATAGACTGTTAGATTGTTGTGCATTGCCCTCATGATACAATGTGAAATCATAGTTGATGAGCATGAGATTGATTGGTAATGAGCGAGAGTTGGGATTCTAATTGGACTCTCATGTTGCACTGAATTCTTAGATTGCCTTGTTTTCGATCAGGCGGGTAAAAGAACGGAAGCAATTATCCTCCCTCTGGAGCTCCTCCGCCACTTGAAACCATCCGACTTCAGCGACCCCCAACAGTACCATCAATGGCAGCAGCGGCAGCTAAGGATTCTGGAGGCAGGGCTTCTCTTGCACCCCTCGGTACCCCTGGACCGCACCAACTCCGCCGCCCATCGCTTCAGCGAGATCATGCAAGGGAGCGAGTTCAAGCCCATCGACACGGGCAAGAACTCGGAAACGATACGCAACCTCTGCAACTGCGTCATGGCCCTGGCATGGCGCACCCAGAACGGGGCGCCCGTGGAAGTGTGCCACTGGGCTGACGGCTTCCCTCTCAACGTTTACCTCTACCTCGCCTTGCTTCGTTCCATCTTCGATATCCGGGACGAGACCGTGGTGCTGGATGAGGTCGACGAGCTGGTGGAGCTGATGAAGAAGACATGGAGCACATTTGGGATCAATAGGATGACCCACAACGTGTTATTCACTTGGGCCCTCTTCGAGCAGTACGTTGCGACGGGGCAAGTGGAGCCTGACCTGATCGCTGCGACGCTCATGATGCTCATCGAGGTGGCCAATGATGCGAAAAGGCCCGATAGGGAGCCTGGATACGTTAGGGTGTTATCGGCTGCGCTGGCGGCGATGCAGGGGTGGGCGGAGAAGCGATTGCTCGAGTATCACGATTGGTTCGACAAAGGCACCATTGCATCGATGGAGAACGTGCTACGTTTGGCGCTTTCCACCGCCAAGATTATTAGCGAAGATGCTTCAAGCTGTGGAGGTGCTGCGGTGTTCGCCGAGCGAGAGATGCTGTTTTCGAGCAAATTCTCGTCGGTGAACCGTGTCGAACAGTATATAAGGTCTTCCCTGAAGAGTGCTTTCACCAAGGTCAGTACACACTGTGAGATTAGCCAAAGCGGCATAAAGAGTTTGATCCTCCATCAAATGCAGTCTCTTTTTATATTAATCTACAATTACTTCTAAAAAAAGCTCGATTTGATTGATATGCCAAGTTAATGATTTCTTAGGTATTTGAAAACGGGAACGGGAAGATCGATAGCATGGTGGTGGAGGTAGACGAGGACCCCAACGACACATTGGTTCATCTTGCCAAAGAGACAGAGAGGATAGCCCGGTTTGAGAAAGAGACCTATAGCCAAACACTGAAGAGGTGGCACCCTGCTCCGACCGCCGTCGCAGTGGTAACGCTTCACAACTGTTTCGGCGTCGTGCTGAAGCAGCACCTTGCGAGGGGTTCAGGCCTGACGAATGAGCTGGTCAGAGTCTTGCACACTGCAGGGAAGCTGGAGAGGAAGTTGGTTCAAATGGGCATGGAGGATTCCGCCGACGCCGACGATGGTGGAAAGGGGATCATGAGGGAGATAAGCCCCTACGAGGTGGATTCTGTTATCTTGAACCTCATGAAGAATTGGATAGATGATCGGCTGAGGATGGCCACGGAGTGCGTCAGCAGAGCTAAAGAGACCGAGGTAACTCATTCATGCTTGCTTTCAAGAATCATCTGATGCGATACCCAAAACATTCAAAACTCACTGACTTGTGCATGGCatggtgatgatgatgcaatAGAGTTGGAACCCGAAGTCCAAGTCGGATCCATATGCACAATCTGCAATGGAACTGATGAAGTTGGCCAAGGTGACAGTCGATGAGTTCTTCGAGATCCAAGTGGGAGGAAGGGACGAACTGGTACAGAACCTGGcagatggattggattctctgttTCAGGACTACATTTCCTTTGTTGCGTCATGTGGTAAGTGCCTATCCATTGCTGTTAGGTTCCTACCACAGCGCTTTCTTCGTTCTCTAGCAAGTCTCAGTGTTTCCTCTGCCGCAGGTTCGAAACAGAGCTACATTCCAGCGCTGCCGCAACTAACGAGGTGCAACCAGGACTCCCGGGTCCTCCAACTGTGGAAGAAGGCGTCAACCCCATGCAAAGCGGGCATCGATCCCAGCCTCCTCCGCGCGCCGTGCAGAGCAGGCATCGACCGCAGCCTCCGTCCGTTGCGCAGGCCCGGCACAGCTGGTGACGGCATGCACCAACCGCGCCCCACCGCCAGCCGCGGCACTCAGCGGCTCTACGTGCGCCTCAACACTCTGCATTACCTCCTCGGCCTCCTACACACCATCGACAAgtccctctccttcttctcccgcCCGGGTCCCTCGCCTTCTCCTCACACTCCCCTTCGGTCGCGGCGGCGTGCCGTTTTCCCCACCCACTTCGATCTCGCACGCTCCTCCATCCACTCCACCATCCTCCACGTCGCCGAGGTCGCCGCCTACCGTCTTATCTTCCTCGACTCGTCCCAGTCCTTCTACGACTCCTTGTACGTCGGCAGCGTGGCCGAAGCTCGCATCCGACCCACCCTACGAGCGCTAAAGCAGAACCTTTCCCTCCTCGTCTCGGTGCTCACGGACCGGGCGCAGCCGCTGGCGGTGAAGGAGATAATGAAGGCGTCGTTCGAGGCCTTCCTGATGGTGCTGCTGGCTGGGGGAAGCGGGCGGGCCTTCGCGAGGGCGGACTACGACATGGTGGCGGAGGACCTGGCGAGCCTGAAGCGGATATTCTGCACGAGCGGGGAGGGGTTGGTGGCGGAGGAGGTGGTGCAGAAGGAGGCGGCGGCGATGGAGGGGGTGGCAAGGCTGATGAGCGTACCCACCGAGAAGCTGGTGGAGGAGTTCAGCGTGATGGCGTGCGAAGCCAGCGGGCTGGGAAGGTCGCTGGAGACAGTGCCGATGCCTCCGACGACCGGGAAGTGGCACCGGTCCGATCCCAACACGGTGCTCCGGGTGCTGAGCCACCGGAACGACGACGTCGCGAACCGGTTCTTGAAGAGGGCTTATGATTTGCCCAAGAGGAGGTGAAGGTAGAGCACGTGTAAGTAGAGACAGAAATATAGAGGGGAGAATGACGacggtatttttatttttttaacttttgtattattatattgatatcgttttctttgtcttctttttcttgcttTAGTAGTATTTGTGTATAATATACCTTTATATAAATAAGGTAGAATATATGGAATAATTggcaaagataattttaattaaaatatgttCACATGTATGGAACAACTTGACGCTATACATTTGTACATCTATCAATTTAGTTCCTATTGTTTTGATATTATTGAAAGACatcatttaaaaaaagaaaaagaaaaagaaaataggaacttttataaataaaaatatttgaagGAAATCGCAAGATGCTTTCCACTTGTGCGCTTGTTTCTACTGCTTCTACCAAGTGACATACTTGGCAGTGGGGAATGCGATTTGCTGCTGCCTACTGGCTCCTGGTGGCTCTTTATATAAAGTGCAGAGCTCTCTTGCATTTTTGGGGACATACGACATGCGCGTGCTTGCTGCGGTTACAAACTATGACCGGCCTCTTTTCGAAAAGGTTATTTTTCTTCAAACCAGCAATTCAGTATCTACGACTCAAATGAGGCTTTCTTAGTAAACTTGTTAGGCATGTTGCTTCTACTTGTTAGGTGGTTTTGTTATCCTTCCGCTCCTGACTTGAGGAATTGCGAGAAATTTCACCTACCCAGAGGAATTTTGGAAAAAGGAACTATTCATTTGTGTTATGCTTGTTTGTTTGCTCATAAGATGaccaaaattttcagaattcAAAGGTGTCTATTGACAGACACTTTGAAGCAGGCTGAGGATGTGCATTTGAGCATCTGAAGTATGTTGACACAAGTGAATGCCAAGCGTTTCCACCTACATAAGTTTTATGTAGGTAGTGCCTGCTCTTCATTTGATAATGAACGAGATTGCTTCTGAAATGTGTTATGCTTCATTTTGCTGATCACGAGGGTGGGTCACATGGATGTTACAACTTGTAACCCTATCTTTGACAACAGAGTCGATTATGCGATCATGGAATATGTATCTAACTGCTGCAAATGTTTTATCTCATCAAAATTAAAATAGAAAGGTATCAACTTGGTTTTGAGTTGGCTCGCTCAGTTCTTGGTTAAAAAATGCAATTGAAACTAAACTGCAAGAAtaactgaatatatatatatatatatatatatatatatatatatatatatatatatatatgcattctgACGTTAAGAACTTAGAAACATAATTCCTTTTTTAGAACTAAAATGTAATACTCAAAAGGGTACAAGgtgatttattatatatatatatatatatatatatatatatatatatatatatatatatatatatatatatatatatataattttaagaagAGGACGGAGAGATGGTTGTTGGTTCAGGGAGGCTTGGTGGCtattgaggaagaggaggagaaagaggagggtgGGTGAGGGGGGTTGATGGTAGAGGAGGGGATGGAGTGAAAAGGATGATCAAGGACGATCAAGCTCAGTTCAAGTTCTACTTCAATTCAATTCAAATCTAATTCGAATTATATTTCAATTCAACTCAAATTCAATTCGAGTCATATTATAACTCAACTCAAATTTGGCTAACTCAAACTCAATCTCAAAGCTCAAGTTTGACTAGTTTAAACTcaatccaactcaattggtgttgCTCGAATTGGAAGAAGAGTTTGGACTCTGATTGAGAGTCCACTCTAGTAGGAGTCCTCACATTTACAACCATAAAAAGAAAGGTGTGATAGACTTAAGGATATCAATAACCTAAGAAAAAGAGTTAGTGACTATAAATaagaggagaaaagaaaaaagatgataaaaatatTGCAGATGTCCGAGCtatttgttaagatcaagagcactaagaggggggagagtgaattagtgcaacggaaagttcggtcgataaaaataatttcgataAAAAACTATTTCGAAAAGTTCTTTAACGGAAAGAGGGGggagacgatttaaaacgacgttcgtacgataaaaataatttcgataAAAAACCATTTCAAAAAGTTCTTTAACTTAAAATTAAGTGAAGTATagatgaagaaaagcaatggaggcagtttgcagttaagatagagagcagaatgtaaatgcaaatcgagatttagagtggttcggtcaatcttgaactacatccacttttggcttcctcctccgatgaggtcaccgacgtccgctagaggccttccttcaataggcgaaggccaaccacccttttacggctttactccttttgacgggcttaggagacaacccttacagattttcactcctctattgaatgatcaaaacttagatgaaaaaagaaagaacttttggccttttacaacacttttgagctctcaaattctcaaaataagatcaagatttcggtgccctttcatacaggaaagggtggggtttattttggccccaactggtttgaatttggagctcaaaaatatcatctctcggattttcggggtcctggcagtactaccgccataactaggcggtactaccacctgacactgctcggagaccgagctcaggcgataccaccgcctgataggggcggtaccaccgctcagcttcgctcagagaccgagctcaagcggtaccaccgcctgacaggggcagtaccactactcaacttcgctcgaagaccgagctcaggtggtaccactgcctaacaggggtggtaccaccgcccagcattccTGAGAGGCtgagctcctaggtggtgccaccaccggccaggaattctaggttcgaatgggctgatccattcagcctaatttgggtctatcaagggcccaattacccctagattaagttaatgggatcacctcctattcctaacttaatctatgctaactagatatttaagatattaatactgtaacttgctccggtgcgtcaatcgcttcttccggcgaactttcgatgaaccctcggcgatgctccgacggacttttggcaaactcctagacttgtgaggatccacttggtgagttccgacaagcttctttggcaagctcctggacttctcggatttgttcccgcagaacctccaacgaccgttcggacttccgtcgaactctcgaaccaccaatgtgatcatggtcttgactctagcgcaactcctattgcatgtcttactatcatcatagttaatcctgcacaggtaaaacaaacttcaatctagacaattaatactaagcattgatcaagttgtccggcatgtcattggtccctcgacgcttcatctgattcttcgacgcatcgtcctctcttacaacctattgcccaattggccagttgactttgtaacttcgatatccttggcgcaatatccgctcttcttggcctgatgcccgaatccacggtccgaagccttctgtcgat includes:
- the LOC135612549 gene encoding protein unc-13 homolog codes for the protein MGRRRPSVVSFIGDAEEDGAELEWPFGRLKDLSRDELRATAYEIFFAASRSTPGFGGRATPSHHASDASSSAAATDAAGRLLYSPGGLGGFGGGANMAVTSRIKRSLGLRTRRAAYMRPMTHLGSPAMSPGITLGGGGSSSGKVKQRPMTSAEIMRQQMGVSEQRDNRLRKTLVRTLVGQAGKRTEAIILPLELLRHLKPSDFSDPQQYHQWQQRQLRILEAGLLLHPSVPLDRTNSAAHRFSEIMQGSEFKPIDTGKNSETIRNLCNCVMALAWRTQNGAPVEVCHWADGFPLNVYLYLALLRSIFDIRDETVVLDEVDELVELMKKTWSTFGINRMTHNVLFTWALFEQYVATGQVEPDLIAATLMMLIEVANDAKRPDREPGYVRVLSAALAAMQGWAEKRLLEYHDWFDKGTIASMENVLRLALSTAKIISEDASSCGGAAVFAEREMLFSSKFSSVNRVEQYIRSSLKSAFTKVFENGNGKIDSMVVEVDEDPNDTLVHLAKETERIARFEKETYSQTLKRWHPAPTAVAVVTLHNCFGVVLKQHLARGSGLTNELVRVLHTAGKLERKLVQMGMEDSADADDGGKGIMREISPYEVDSVILNLMKNWIDDRLRMATECVSRAKETESWNPKSKSDPYAQSAMELMKLAKVTVDEFFEIQVGGRDELVQNLADGLDSLFQDYISFVASCGSKQSYIPALPQLTRCNQDSRVLQLWKKASTPCKAGIDPSLLRAPCRAGIDRSLRPLRRPGTAGDGMHQPRPTASRGTQRLYVRLNTLHYLLGLLHTIDKSLSFFSRPGPSPSPHTPLRSRRRAVFPTHFDLARSSIHSTILHVAEVAAYRLIFLDSSQSFYDSLYVGSVAEARIRPTLRALKQNLSLLVSVLTDRAQPLAVKEIMKASFEAFLMVLLAGGSGRAFARADYDMVAEDLASLKRIFCTSGEGLVAEEVVQKEAAAMEGVARLMSVPTEKLVEEFSVMACEASGLGRSLETVPMPPTTGKWHRSDPNTVLRVLSHRNDDVANRFLKRAYDLPKRR